From a single Pseudophryne corroboree isolate aPseCor3 chromosome 6, aPseCor3.hap2, whole genome shotgun sequence genomic region:
- the LOC134934878 gene encoding histone H2A type 1-like, translating to MSGRGKQGGKTRAKAKTRSSRAGLQFPVGRVHRLLRKGNYAERVGAGAPVYLAAVLEYLTAEILELAGNAARDNKKTRIIPRHLQLAVRNDEELNKLLGGVTIAQGGVLPNIQAVLLPKKTESHKPAKSK from the coding sequence ATGTCCGGCAGAGGCAAACAAGGCGGCAAGACCCGGGCTAAGGCCAAGACTCGCTCATCCCGGGCCGGTCTCCAGTTCCCAGTCGGTCGCGTTCACCGTCTGCTGAGGAAAGGAAACTATGCTGAGCGAGTGGGAGCCGGTGCCCCGGTCTATCTGGCCGCGGTGCTGGAGTATCTGACGGCTGAGATCCTGGAGCTCGCCGGAAACGCCGCCCGCGACAACAAGAAGACCCGCATCatcccccgccacctgcagctggctgtgcgcaacgacgaagagctcaacaagctgctcggtggggtgaccatcgcccagggaggcgtcctgcccaacatccaggccgtgctgctgcccaagaagaccGAGAGCCACAAACCGGCCAAGAGCAAGTAA
- the LOC134934376 gene encoding histone H3, whose protein sequence is MARTKQTARKSTGGKAPRKQLATKAARKSAPATGGVKKPHRYRPGTVALREIRRYQKSTELLIRKLPFQRLVREIAQDFKTDLRFQSSAVMALQEASEAYLVGLFEDTNLCAIHAKRVTIMPKDIQLARRIRGERA, encoded by the coding sequence ATGGCCAGGACCAAGCAGACAGCGCGTAAGTCCACTGGCGGCAAAGCTCCCCGCAAGCAGCTGGCGACCAAAGCCGCCCGGAAGAGCGCCCCAGCTACCGGCGGTGTAAAGAAGCCTCACCGTTACCGTCCCGGGACCGTTGCTCTTCGGGAGATCCGCCGCTACCAGAAGTCCACTGAGCTGCTGatccgcaagctgcccttccagcgtCTTGTGCGGGAGATCGCCCAGGACTTCAAGACTGACCTGCGCTTCCAGAGCTCCGCCGTCATGGCCCTGCAAGAGGCCAGCGAGGCTTATCTGGTGGGGCTCTTCGAGGACACCAACCTGTGCGCCATCCACGCCAAGAGGGTGaccatcatgcccaaagacatccagctggcccgcaggatccgaggggagagggcatag